A window of the Cannabis sativa cultivar Pink pepper isolate KNU-18-1 chromosome X, ASM2916894v1, whole genome shotgun sequence genome harbors these coding sequences:
- the LOC133032199 gene encoding mitogen-activated protein kinase kinase kinase 20-like, with product MKRLRRESDFYSNVHENDYSEEQSIYSINNTGKWKRSQLLGKGYNGTVYLVEMIKPPPIITSSRLNGSHPIMAVKTTLASRSDELKKEKKLLQLFHGSPYIVRCFGDDITITTDNNGNKTKLYNVFLEYAQGGCLADFMGVTILSETKVRQYTKSILRGLECVHKKGIVHCDLKPENILMVKEEDDDEDFVAKISDFGLSKKMSDDWRTPGIVKGTKVYWAPECVEDEIQEQCSDIWALGCIVLYMLTDGSMRWNNKINETMSKDAKDFLVKCFEANPLERPSATMLLSHPFVGGSGFINKVIPKRKKIKNS from the coding sequence ATGAAGAGATTACGTAGAGAAAGTGATTTTTATAGCAATGTTCATGAAAATGATTATAGTGAAGAACAAAGTATTTACTCTATAAATAATACGGGTAAATGGAAACGAAGTCAACTACTTGGAAAAGGTTATAATGGCACTGTTTACTTGGTTGAGATGATCAAACCACCTCCAATAATAACATCATCACGTTTAAATGGTTCTCATCCTATTATGGCCGTTAAAACTACTTTGGCTTCTCGTAGTGATGAGctcaagaaggagaagaagttACTCCAACTCTTTCATGGTAGTCCTTACATTGTTCGATGTTTTGGAGATGACATAACGATCACAACAGACAACAACGGAAACAAAACTAAACTCTACAATGTTTTCTTGGAGTATGCTCAAGGTGGATGTTTAGCTGATTTTATGGGCGTTACTATATTGTCTGAGACTAAAGTGAGACAGTATACAAAATCTATTTTGAGAGGACTTGAGTGTGTTCACAAGAAAGGTATTGTTCATTGCGATTTGAAACCTGAGAATATATTGATGGTGAAGGAAGAAGACGACGATGAGGATTTTGTGGCTAAAATATCGGATTTTGGACTTTCGAAAAAGATGTCTGATGATTGGAGGACTCCTGGTATTGTGAAAGGAACAAAAGTTTATTGGGCTCCGGAATGTGTAGAAGATGAAATTCAAGAACAGTGTTCGGATATATGGGCACTAGGTTGTATTGTTTTATATATGCTAACAGATGGAAGTATGAGATGGAACaacaaaataaatgaaactATGTCTAAAGATGCTAAAGATTTTCTCGTCAAGTGTTTTGAAGCCAATCCATTGGAAAGACCATCCGCCACCATGCTTTTGAGTCATCCATTTGTAGGTGGGAGTggatttattaataaagtaattCCTAAGAGAaaaaagataaagaactcttaa
- the LOC115708257 gene encoding 5-formyltetrahydrofolate cyclo-ligase-like protein COG0212, which produces MDSTLIRIPLPFKLKPSLSPFSILNTKPNYSHNHSFTCNSTHNNNNDAVFDEAAYESNRLSLDAKARKSMAEAYKSSMEEEEQDPKAWKWVIRKRIWDLMESRNFAQNPRPVHHRIPNFSGASVAADKFGELEEFRVAECVKVNPDSPQKQVRFLTLSDGKKLLTPQPRLRTGFFSVLEASKLTQGTIKEACTSVGVAKHGRPIGLDEKLKVDLIVIGSVAVDPKTGARLGKGEGFAELEYGMLRYMGAIDDSTPVVTTVHDCQLVDDIPLEKLLIHDVPVDIICTPTQVIFTNTLIPKPQGIYWEKLSPEKLGQIRILRELKKRIERETGKKLPSGPSEKLPPTAQRKP; this is translated from the exons ATGGATTCAACACTGATACGAATCCCACTCCCATTCAAGCTCAAACCCTCATTATCCCCTTTCTCAATTCTCAACACCAAACCCAATTATTCTCACAATCATAGCTTCACCTGCAACTCCacccacaacaacaacaacgacGCCGTTTTCGACGAGGCAGCGTACGAGTCCAACAGACTATCCCTCGACGCCAAAGCTCGAAAGTCAATGGCCGAAGCTTACAAATCATCCatggaagaagaagaacaagaccCAAAAGCTTGGAAATGGGTCATTCGTAAGAGAATTTGGGATTTAATGGAGTCCCGGAATTTCGCTCAGAACCCACGACCCGTCCACCACCGTATCCCCAATTTCTCCGGCGCTTCAGTCGCTGCCGATAag TTTGGGGAATTGGAAGAGTTTAGAGTTGCAGAGTGTGTGAAAGTGAACCCTGATTCACCTCAGAAACAAGTTCGATTTCTCACTCTTTCTG ATGGAAAGAAATTGTTGACTCCTCAACCAAGGTTGAGGACAGGATTTTTCTCTGTGCTTGAGGCCTCTAAGTTAACTCAGGGCACCATTAAAGAGGCTTGCACTTCAGTTGGAGTCGCCAAGCATGGACGTCCAATCGGATTGGATGAAAAACTGAAGGTGGATTTGATTGTCATTGGCTCGGTTGCTGTTGATCCGAAAACTGGAGCTCGACTTGGCAAGGGTGAG GGATTTGCTGAGCTTGAATATGGGATGTTGAGGTACATGGGAGCTATTGACGATTCCACACCGGTAGTCACCACTG tgcATGATTGTCAATTAGTAGATGATATTCCATTAGAGAAGCTATTAATCCATGATGTGCCAGTAGATATCATATGCACACCAACTCAAGTCATTTTCACAAATACTCTCATTCCAAAGCCTCAAG GAATTTATTGGGAGAAATTGTCTCCTGAAAAGTTGGGACAAATCAGAATACTGAGGGAGCTGAAGAAGAGGATTGAAAGAGAAACAGGAAAGAAACTCCCATCTGGCCCATCTGAGAAACTTCCTCCCACTGCTCAAAGAAAaccttaa